Proteins encoded by one window of Roseibium sp. Sym1:
- a CDS encoding GNAT family N-acetyltransferase, translating to MGDILIKQAERQDADRLHLALKRLSADMGDVHATGSDSLIRHGFSQTPAFFGLLALRDEQTVGALIASPVFSTTRGGAGLYVSDLWVAEEARGAGLGPKLLAAALDHAPESWTVTFLKLAVYHDNPDARRFYERLGFEPREDETVLDLKGPALDKLRKRP from the coding sequence ATGGGCGACATTCTGATCAAACAGGCGGAGCGCCAGGATGCGGACCGGCTTCACCTTGCGCTGAAGCGGCTGTCCGCGGACATGGGCGACGTGCATGCCACAGGTTCTGACAGCCTGATCCGGCACGGGTTTTCGCAAACACCGGCGTTCTTCGGCCTGCTGGCGTTGCGGGACGAGCAGACCGTCGGCGCGTTGATTGCCTCGCCGGTGTTTTCCACGACACGCGGCGGTGCGGGGCTTTATGTCTCGGATCTCTGGGTGGCGGAGGAGGCGCGCGGGGCCGGGCTCGGACCGAAGCTTCTGGCGGCAGCCCTGGACCATGCACCGGAAAGCTGGACCGTCACCTTCCTGAAACTCGCCGTCTATCACGACAATCCGGACGCGCGCCGGTTCTACGAGCGCCTGGGCTTCGAGCCCCGGGAGGACGAAACCGTCCTGGATCTCAAGGGGCCGGCGCTGGACAAATTGAGGAAACGCCCATGA
- a CDS encoding ABC transporter permease: MGWNLIRIYTLLVYLFMFLPVAVVVLLSFNASQFGSFPMTGFSFRWFVELAQNEAILRAFQTSIVLGALTAVISTTLGVLASLALVRYEVPGRNLISTLLIAPILVPEVVLAVALLLFLNFLAINKSFFLLLMGHVIFTLPFVILVVQARLVGIRKDYEEAALSLGASPVQAFFQITLPLLAPAVFAGMLFAFTISFDDITGTLFWKPGGVETVPTQIFAMLRNSISPEINALGTVMIFLTVGLPLLGLAIARRMAMQRGG; the protein is encoded by the coding sequence ATGGGCTGGAACCTGATCCGCATCTACACGCTGCTCGTCTACCTGTTCATGTTCCTGCCGGTGGCCGTGGTCGTGCTCCTGAGCTTCAACGCGAGCCAGTTCGGCAGCTTCCCGATGACCGGCTTCTCCTTCCGCTGGTTCGTCGAACTGGCCCAGAACGAGGCGATCCTCAGGGCCTTCCAGACCTCGATCGTGCTCGGCGCGCTGACGGCGGTGATCTCGACGACCCTCGGCGTTCTCGCCAGCCTTGCCCTGGTGCGCTACGAGGTCCCCGGCCGCAACCTGATCTCGACACTGCTGATCGCCCCGATCCTGGTGCCCGAAGTGGTGCTTGCGGTGGCCCTGCTGCTGTTCCTCAATTTCCTGGCCATCAACAAGAGTTTCTTCCTGCTCCTGATGGGCCACGTCATCTTCACGCTGCCCTTCGTGATCCTGGTGGTGCAGGCGCGTCTCGTCGGCATCCGCAAGGACTACGAGGAAGCGGCCCTCAGCCTCGGTGCAAGCCCGGTGCAGGCCTTCTTCCAGATCACCCTGCCGCTGTTGGCCCCGGCCGTCTTCGCCGGCATGCTCTTCGCCTTCACCATCAGCTTCGACGACATCACCGGCACGCTCTTCTGGAAGCCGGGCGGGGTGGAAACCGTGCCGACCCAGATCTTCGCCATGCTGCGCAATTCGATCTCCCCGGAGATCAACGCGCTTGGCACCGTGATGATCTTCCTCACCGTCGGATTGCCGCTCCTGGGGCTGGCAATCGCCCGGCGGATGGCCATGCAGCGCGGCGGTTAG
- a CDS encoding NAD(P)/FAD-dependent oxidoreductase, whose product MTETSDFLVIGGGIAGAGAAARLAPDASVTVLEMEDALGRHATGRSAAIFIRNYGNQTLRALNIASEPVLETPEGIAEDSLLSPRGEMLIATEDELEAFESYLNGAEGMETLSADEAVDLFPLLRKEGIAAAAIERDARDIDVDRLLQGFARLARRHSTQFVMDAPAQRISRTGGVWRVETPKGAFEAPVLINAAGAWADEIAVLARVRKVGLVPMRRSAAIVPPPEGIDITGWPLVASASESWYAKPDAGKFMVSPADEDPVDPHDAWADDMVLAEGLYRFEQAVTMPVTRVERNWAGLRSFVSDRTPVAGFAPDTEGFFWLAGQGGYGVQTAPALSRLVADLCLKRPSELSDEVVKALNPARLA is encoded by the coding sequence ATGACCGAAACCTCCGACTTCCTGGTCATCGGTGGCGGCATCGCCGGCGCGGGAGCCGCAGCGCGTCTTGCCCCGGATGCCTCCGTGACCGTTCTGGAGATGGAAGATGCGCTCGGCCGCCATGCCACGGGCCGCTCGGCGGCGATCTTTATCCGCAACTACGGCAACCAGACCCTGCGCGCGCTGAACATAGCTTCCGAGCCGGTCCTGGAAACCCCGGAGGGCATTGCCGAGGACAGCCTGCTGTCGCCGCGCGGTGAAATGCTGATTGCCACGGAAGACGAACTCGAGGCCTTCGAGAGCTACCTGAACGGTGCCGAGGGCATGGAGACCTTGAGCGCGGACGAAGCGGTCGACCTGTTTCCGCTCCTACGCAAGGAAGGCATCGCCGCGGCCGCGATCGAGCGAGACGCCCGTGACATCGATGTCGACCGGCTGCTGCAGGGATTTGCGCGTCTTGCCCGGCGGCACAGCACGCAATTCGTCATGGATGCGCCGGCGCAACGCATTAGCCGGACGGGTGGTGTCTGGCGGGTGGAAACGCCTAAGGGCGCGTTCGAGGCGCCGGTCCTGATCAACGCCGCCGGGGCCTGGGCCGACGAAATTGCCGTTCTGGCACGGGTCAGGAAAGTCGGCCTCGTGCCGATGCGAAGATCGGCGGCCATCGTGCCGCCTCCCGAGGGTATCGACATTACCGGCTGGCCTCTGGTCGCCAGTGCTTCGGAAAGCTGGTACGCCAAGCCGGACGCCGGCAAATTCATGGTCTCGCCCGCCGACGAGGACCCGGTCGACCCGCACGACGCCTGGGCCGACGACATGGTGCTGGCCGAAGGGCTCTACCGGTTCGAGCAGGCGGTCACCATGCCGGTGACCCGGGTCGAGCGGAACTGGGCGGGACTTCGGAGCTTCGTCTCCGACCGGACCCCGGTTGCCGGTTTTGCACCTGACACGGAAGGTTTTTTCTGGCTGGCCGGGCAGGGCGGTTACGGGGTACAAACGGCGCCCGCCCTCTCGCGGCTTGTCGCCGATCTTTGCCTGAAGCGTCCGTCCGAACTGTCGGACGAAGTCGTCAAGGCACTCAATCCGGCGCGTCTCGCCTGA
- a CDS encoding ABC transporter ATP-binding protein: protein MSAVTLTNIVKKFGGFTAVHRMSMEIPDGSFVTLLGPSGCGKTTTLRMIAGLIDPSEGDITIKGQRINDVPIHKRNLGLVFQNYALFPHKTIAENVAFGLKYRDMSKADAEKKVKDALELVQLPHVSDRYPKQLSGGQQQRIALARAIVIEPDVLLLDEPLSALDANLREDMRVELKRIQHRIGITTVFVTHDQSEALAMSDRIVVMSNGRVEQIGSPEEVYNTPASEFVSRFLGISNILPATCKDVNGSGLELELADFGQINVPRDRAPNVGEAGPAQLVIRAEKLLLTDKTAPQDDRFTFDGVVEAVDYQGQAARYFVRVGEHQLQAVNMIDQHPFQEGTAVSVRFRPRDCAALPGATA, encoded by the coding sequence GTGAGCGCAGTCACCCTCACCAACATCGTCAAGAAGTTCGGCGGCTTCACTGCCGTTCACCGGATGAGCATGGAGATACCCGACGGCAGCTTCGTCACGCTGCTGGGCCCCTCCGGATGCGGAAAGACAACCACCTTGCGGATGATCGCCGGCCTCATCGACCCTTCAGAAGGCGACATCACCATCAAGGGACAACGCATCAACGACGTGCCGATCCACAAGCGCAATCTCGGACTGGTGTTCCAGAATTACGCGCTTTTCCCGCACAAGACGATTGCCGAAAACGTGGCTTTCGGGCTCAAGTACAGGGACATGTCAAAGGCGGATGCGGAGAAGAAGGTGAAGGACGCCCTGGAGCTTGTGCAGCTCCCCCATGTCAGCGACCGGTACCCGAAACAGCTCTCGGGCGGGCAGCAGCAGCGCATAGCGCTCGCCCGTGCCATCGTGATCGAGCCGGACGTGCTGCTGCTCGACGAACCCCTCTCGGCATTGGACGCCAATCTGCGTGAGGACATGCGGGTCGAGCTGAAGCGCATCCAGCACCGGATCGGCATCACCACCGTCTTCGTCACCCACGACCAGTCCGAGGCGCTCGCCATGTCGGACCGGATCGTCGTCATGTCCAATGGCCGCGTGGAACAGATCGGTTCGCCGGAAGAGGTCTACAACACGCCCGCCAGCGAATTCGTGTCGCGGTTCCTGGGCATCTCAAATATCCTGCCGGCCACCTGCAAGGACGTGAACGGCAGCGGTCTGGAACTGGAACTGGCCGACTTCGGGCAGATCAACGTTCCCAGGGACCGGGCGCCCAATGTCGGCGAGGCCGGTCCGGCCCAACTGGTCATCCGCGCGGAGAAACTGCTACTGACGGACAAGACCGCACCGCAGGACGATCGCTTTACGTTCGACGGGGTGGTCGAGGCGGTCGATTACCAGGGCCAGGCGGCACGTTATTTCGTCCGGGTCGGCGAGCACCAGCTCCAGGCGGTCAACATGATCGACCAGCATCCGTTCCAGGAAGGTACGGCGGTTTCGGTGCGGTTTCGTCCGCGCGACTGTGCGGCCCTGCCGGGAGCCACCGCATGA
- a CDS encoding aminotransferase family protein, producing MSRPETSHLFYQSRQRRPVLDQARGVYMWDVDGKRYLDGSSGAMVCNIGHSNPRVLEAMRKQMDKSTFGYRLHFETEPAEQLAAKTSSLAPEGLDKVFFVSGGSEAVESAIKLARQNAIAIGEAQRTKVISREPSYHGCTLGALALTGYAPLTAPFEPMMRPMPKIPAPRAYLDGLDPDDLATGQHYANMLEEKILAEGPETVLAFIVEPIGGASTGALVPPKGYMKRIREICSQYGVLLIHDEVMSGGGRTGKFFAAEHWDVEPDILVISKGFAAGYAPLGAMVAHRDIVANVLDAGGFLHGFTYAGNPLACAAGLAVLNEIERENLCRKAATTGALLKSELQKLMDRYAIIGDVRGEGLLLAFELVDDRTTMQPLPRELNAFNLLVDIAYDNGLIIYSRRTRGGYSGDHFLIAPPMISNADHVAEIIDGLDTSLRQLLDRISQQRAQAS from the coding sequence ATGAGCCGCCCGGAAACCTCGCATCTCTTTTACCAGTCCCGGCAACGGCGGCCGGTGCTCGACCAGGCCCGCGGCGTCTACATGTGGGATGTCGACGGCAAGCGCTATCTCGACGGCTCCTCCGGCGCCATGGTCTGCAATATCGGCCATTCCAATCCACGCGTTCTGGAGGCCATGCGCAAGCAGATGGACAAGTCGACATTCGGCTACCGGCTGCATTTCGAGACGGAGCCCGCCGAACAGCTTGCCGCCAAGACCTCCAGCCTGGCACCGGAAGGCCTCGACAAGGTCTTCTTCGTGTCCGGCGGTTCGGAAGCTGTGGAAAGTGCCATCAAGCTGGCGCGCCAGAACGCGATTGCCATTGGCGAGGCACAGCGCACGAAGGTCATCTCGCGTGAACCGTCCTATCATGGCTGCACGCTCGGTGCGCTGGCGCTGACGGGCTACGCTCCGCTGACCGCGCCGTTCGAGCCGATGATGCGGCCGATGCCGAAGATCCCGGCACCGCGCGCCTATCTCGACGGGCTCGACCCGGACGATCTGGCAACCGGGCAGCACTATGCCAACATGCTGGAAGAGAAGATTCTCGCCGAAGGGCCGGAAACGGTGCTGGCCTTCATCGTCGAACCGATCGGCGGCGCGTCCACCGGCGCTCTGGTGCCCCCGAAAGGCTACATGAAGCGCATCCGCGAGATTTGCAGCCAATACGGCGTGCTGCTGATCCATGACGAGGTCATGTCCGGCGGTGGCCGCACCGGCAAGTTCTTTGCCGCCGAACACTGGGACGTCGAGCCGGACATCCTGGTGATCTCGAAGGGGTTCGCCGCCGGCTATGCACCGCTTGGCGCCATGGTGGCACACCGGGACATCGTTGCAAACGTGCTCGACGCCGGCGGTTTCCTGCACGGGTTCACCTATGCCGGCAACCCGCTCGCCTGTGCCGCCGGGCTGGCCGTTCTGAACGAGATCGAGCGTGAAAACCTGTGCAGGAAGGCCGCCACCACGGGAGCGCTTCTCAAAAGCGAACTGCAGAAGCTGATGGACCGCTACGCGATCATCGGCGACGTTCGCGGCGAGGGGCTGCTGCTGGCCTTCGAGCTGGTCGACGACCGCACGACGATGCAGCCATTGCCTCGCGAACTCAATGCCTTCAACCTTCTGGTCGACATTGCCTATGACAACGGCCTGATCATCTATTCCCGCCGCACCCGGGGCGGCTACAGCGGTGATCATTTCCTGATCGCGCCGCCGATGATATCGAACGCCGACCATGTGGCCGAGATCATCGACGGACTCGATACCTCGCTCCGCCAGCTTCTCGACCGGATTTCGCAGCAGCGCGCTCAAGCCAGTTAA
- a CDS encoding histone deacetylase family protein, with amino-acid sequence MRAVFDERQWAHDPKHFMANGTRLANPEQPRRIEVLKAGAEAAGARFEAPEDHGLGPIAALHSAEYLVFLQTIHERWSRIEGASDEVIPNIHPDRRTASYPRSAVGQAGFHQADTSCPIAAGTWEAAYWSAQSAVHGADLLAAGEQAAYVLSRPPGHHAFGDLAGGFCFLNNSGLAAERLLKAGKRPAILDVDVHHGNGTQGIFYERGDVLTVSLHADPVRFYPFFWGHGHERGEGAGRGCNLNLPLVRGTGDDDYLKTLQTAFDHIRAFGTDVLIVALGLDAYEKDPLKGLAITTPGFGRIGAAIAGLGLPTLMVQEGGYLSEELGQNLTSFLKGFQDA; translated from the coding sequence ATGAGAGCGGTATTCGACGAGCGCCAATGGGCGCATGACCCAAAACATTTCATGGCCAATGGAACGCGTCTGGCGAACCCGGAACAGCCGCGCCGCATCGAGGTTCTGAAAGCGGGAGCCGAGGCGGCCGGAGCCCGTTTCGAGGCTCCGGAAGATCATGGCCTCGGTCCGATCGCGGCGCTGCATTCGGCGGAGTATCTGGTCTTCCTGCAGACGATCCACGAACGCTGGTCGCGCATCGAAGGGGCATCGGACGAGGTCATTCCCAACATCCATCCCGACCGGCGCACGGCGAGCTACCCGCGCTCGGCGGTCGGCCAGGCCGGGTTTCACCAGGCCGATACCAGCTGCCCGATCGCGGCCGGCACCTGGGAGGCCGCCTACTGGTCCGCCCAGAGCGCGGTCCATGGCGCAGACCTGTTGGCTGCCGGCGAGCAGGCGGCCTATGTGCTCTCGCGCCCGCCGGGCCACCATGCCTTCGGCGATCTCGCCGGCGGCTTCTGTTTCCTGAACAATTCGGGGCTCGCGGCCGAAAGGCTCCTGAAGGCCGGAAAACGGCCCGCGATCCTGGATGTCGACGTCCATCACGGCAACGGCACGCAGGGCATCTTCTATGAGCGCGGCGATGTGCTGACCGTGTCGCTCCATGCCGATCCGGTGCGGTTCTATCCGTTCTTCTGGGGCCATGGCCACGAGCGCGGCGAGGGTGCCGGGCGCGGCTGCAATCTCAACCTGCCGCTCGTGCGCGGCACCGGCGACGACGATTACCTGAAGACGCTTCAGACGGCCTTTGATCACATTCGCGCCTTCGGTACCGATGTTCTGATTGTCGCGCTCGGCCTGGACGCCTATGAAAAGGATCCGCTCAAGGGCCTGGCGATCACGACACCCGGGTTCGGCCGCATCGGCGCGGCGATTGCCGGGCTGGGTCTGCCGACACTCATGGTGCAGGAAGGTGGCTATCTCTCCGAAGAGCTCGGCCAGAATCTCACCAGCTTCCTGAAAGGGTTCCAGGACGCATGA
- a CDS encoding RidA family protein, producing MSDIKRLDSGPRMSQAVIHGGLVWLAGQVGNPGDSVTDQTITILERVEALLERSGSDKSRILQATIWLASMDDFAEMNAVWDAWVDPANPPTRACGESRLATPDYTVEIIIVAAAG from the coding sequence ATGTCCGATATCAAACGGCTCGACAGTGGCCCGCGCATGAGCCAGGCCGTCATTCATGGTGGTCTGGTCTGGCTTGCCGGCCAGGTCGGCAATCCCGGTGACAGCGTCACGGATCAGACAATAACCATCCTGGAGCGCGTCGAAGCCCTGCTGGAGCGGTCCGGCAGCGACAAGTCGCGCATCTTGCAGGCGACGATCTGGCTCGCTTCGATGGACGATTTTGCGGAAATGAACGCGGTCTGGGATGCCTGGGTCGATCCGGCCAACCCGCCGACGCGCGCCTGCGGCGAAAGCAGGCTGGCAACGCCCGACTACACGGTCGAGATCATCATCGTTGCGGCGGCCGGCTGA
- a CDS encoding extracellular solute-binding protein — MDSTKRYERLRERYLNGDLDRRKFLGLIGAAGLAYGVQTPFARHAMAAADEVRFDGWGGVVSEAFRKYAFDPYTEKTGVKVVDGTFGGGDEYLSRVKASQEGEYNIAHLSGVFDYARYVNLGLNSTLNEDNIPNLKYVIPKLTDVFRGVTDGKLSCVPYDYGTTGIAYNRKYISDEEAKEKGAKLLIDATYKGKIGGWSDWRTRVWYASLQTGQDPNNATDMDAVWDAVRTNRDLLLKYWQSGAELMSLLAEEEIYVTEGWSGRIYALQEQGHDIGYIDPPNGFGWQECLFVIKGSPMAEVEELLNFMLAPETSIAVAEGQNYPPALDPQKVDLGKKIPTLPAFDPTGTLDGLTFANPDYWNGHEADWSKAFGRIQKGY; from the coding sequence ATGGACAGCACCAAACGTTACGAACGCTTGCGCGAACGTTATCTCAACGGCGATCTCGACCGCCGCAAATTCCTCGGCCTCATCGGTGCCGCCGGGCTGGCCTATGGCGTGCAGACACCTTTCGCGCGCCACGCCATGGCGGCCGCGGACGAGGTTCGTTTCGACGGCTGGGGCGGCGTCGTTTCCGAAGCCTTCCGCAAATACGCCTTTGACCCTTATACGGAAAAGACCGGCGTCAAGGTTGTCGACGGCACCTTTGGCGGCGGCGACGAGTATCTCTCGCGCGTCAAGGCCAGCCAGGAAGGCGAATACAACATTGCGCACCTTTCCGGCGTCTTCGACTACGCGCGCTATGTCAATCTCGGTCTGAACTCGACCCTCAACGAAGACAACATCCCGAACCTGAAATACGTCATCCCGAAGCTGACCGACGTCTTCCGCGGTGTCACGGACGGCAAGCTCTCCTGCGTGCCCTATGACTACGGCACCACCGGCATTGCCTATAACCGGAAATACATCTCCGACGAGGAAGCCAAGGAAAAGGGCGCCAAGCTGCTGATCGACGCCACCTACAAGGGCAAGATCGGCGGCTGGTCGGACTGGCGCACACGCGTCTGGTACGCCTCGCTCCAGACCGGTCAGGACCCGAACAACGCCACCGACATGGATGCCGTCTGGGACGCCGTGCGCACAAACCGCGACCTGCTCCTGAAATACTGGCAGTCCGGCGCCGAGCTGATGAGCCTGCTCGCCGAAGAGGAAATCTACGTTACGGAAGGCTGGTCCGGCCGCATCTACGCGCTGCAGGAGCAGGGCCACGACATCGGCTACATCGATCCGCCCAACGGCTTCGGCTGGCAGGAGTGCCTGTTCGTGATCAAGGGCTCGCCGATGGCCGAGGTCGAGGAGCTGCTCAACTTCATGCTGGCACCGGAAACCTCCATCGCGGTGGCCGAGGGCCAGAACTACCCGCCGGCGCTCGACCCGCAGAAGGTCGATCTCGGCAAGAAGATCCCGACCCTGCCGGCCTTCGACCCGACCGGAACCCTGGACGGCCTGACCTTCGCCAATCCGGACTACTGGAACGGTCACGAGGCGGACTGGTCCAAGGCCTTCGGCCGGATCCAGAAGGGCTACTGA
- a CDS encoding 3-keto-5-aminohexanoate cleavage protein, which translates to MTDKIIITCAITGSIHTPTMSPHLPVTAAEITGQSIGAAEAGAAILHLHARNPETGQPSASARDFMAFLPQVKAGCDAVLNLTTGGSAVMSLEQRLEGPLAAEPEMCSLNMGTMNFALYPLASRYDTWQHAWEKPFLENSDDLVFKNTPRDIARVLVSLGQERGARFEFECYDVSHLYMLRHFADRSLIKPPFFIQFVFGVLGGIGADPENLQHMKRIADKLFGDDYIFSVLAAGRQQIPFATMAAGMGGHVRVGLEDNLFIARGELARSNAEQVSKIRRIVEELGRTVASPREAREMLGLKGAEKTAF; encoded by the coding sequence ATGACAGACAAGATCATCATAACCTGTGCGATCACGGGCTCCATTCACACACCCACCATGTCGCCGCACCTTCCGGTCACGGCCGCGGAGATCACCGGCCAGTCGATCGGTGCGGCCGAGGCCGGGGCCGCGATCCTGCATCTGCACGCCCGCAACCCTGAGACCGGCCAGCCGTCCGCCAGCGCGAGGGACTTCATGGCCTTCCTGCCGCAGGTCAAGGCCGGCTGCGATGCGGTGCTGAACCTGACCACCGGCGGCAGCGCTGTGATGAGCCTGGAGCAGCGCCTGGAGGGACCGCTCGCGGCCGAGCCGGAAATGTGTTCGCTCAACATGGGCACGATGAATTTCGCGCTCTACCCGCTGGCGAGCCGCTATGACACCTGGCAGCACGCCTGGGAAAAGCCGTTCCTGGAAAATTCCGACGATCTTGTCTTCAAGAACACACCCCGGGACATCGCCCGGGTACTCGTCAGTCTGGGCCAGGAGCGCGGCGCGCGGTTCGAATTCGAATGCTATGACGTCAGCCATCTCTACATGCTGCGCCATTTTGCCGACCGGAGCCTCATCAAGCCGCCCTTCTTCATCCAGTTCGTCTTCGGTGTCCTGGGCGGCATCGGCGCCGATCCGGAAAACCTCCAGCACATGAAGCGCATCGCCGACAAGCTGTTCGGCGATGACTACATCTTTTCCGTCCTGGCCGCCGGGCGTCAGCAGATCCCCTTCGCCACCATGGCGGCCGGCATGGGCGGCCATGTCCGCGTCGGACTGGAGGACAACCTCTTCATTGCCAGGGGGGAGCTTGCCCGTTCGAATGCGGAGCAGGTCTCCAAGATCAGGCGGATCGTCGAGGAACTCGGCCGAACCGTCGCGTCTCCCCGGGAGGCCCGGGAGATGCTGGGTCTCAAAGGTGCTGAAAAGACGGCGTTCTGA
- a CDS encoding FAD-dependent monooxygenase, translating into MRPAGRADTDSLYFTYPHFDPPADRSKLSAPVPVAIVGAGPVGLTAALALAREGVPSVLLDAKATFNDGSRAICVARQSYHILDRLGAVAPFLEKSLGWTTGRSFYRGRQILEFRMPDSPREKFRPMYNIEQQYIEQFLWDAVAREPLIDARWQSRVTGLEDLADGVSLTVEDPFGSYHLKADWLLAADGARSTIRGLRGLRLKGENFEGRYVIADVQMAHDYPTIRRALFDPDCRRGGTILVHRQPDNIWRIDYQLRDGEDEKEAVREETVRASVAAVLDEIGYSGPWELEWWSVYSANTLALDDYRDGRVFFIGDSAHIVPIFGVRGLNNGLADAHNIAWKLARVLQGKAGEALLDSYTPERRGATLDVFTNASRSARFMTPPTAGWQLMRDAALNLALSHPFAGALANPRQMTPYTYADSPIVAGDDPEFDGGPSPGAALPEARAGDGFLSDLLGPGFTLITFGSDLAATLEDLDITHVDLQPGSEAAEVLAAKPTTAYLVRPDLHIAARWYDARPEGIRQALTHSLAGGAE; encoded by the coding sequence ATGAGACCAGCCGGACGGGCAGATACGGACTCGCTCTATTTCACTTACCCGCATTTCGACCCGCCAGCGGACAGGTCGAAGCTGTCGGCCCCGGTACCCGTTGCCATCGTCGGCGCCGGGCCCGTCGGCCTGACGGCGGCACTGGCCCTGGCGCGCGAGGGGGTCCCTTCGGTCCTTCTGGATGCCAAGGCCACCTTCAACGACGGCAGCCGCGCCATCTGCGTCGCACGGCAGAGCTATCACATCCTGGACCGTCTCGGTGCCGTTGCACCTTTCCTTGAGAAGTCGCTCGGCTGGACCACCGGGCGCAGTTTCTACCGCGGCCGGCAGATCCTGGAATTCCGGATGCCGGACAGTCCGCGCGAAAAGTTCCGCCCGATGTACAATATCGAGCAGCAATATATCGAGCAGTTCCTGTGGGACGCCGTGGCGCGCGAACCGCTGATAGATGCCCGGTGGCAAAGCCGGGTGACGGGGCTTGAAGACCTCGCGGACGGCGTCTCGCTGACAGTGGAAGATCCGTTCGGTTCCTATCACCTGAAGGCTGACTGGCTGCTGGCCGCCGACGGCGCGCGCAGCACGATCCGGGGATTGCGCGGCCTGCGCCTGAAGGGCGAGAACTTCGAAGGCCGCTACGTGATCGCCGACGTGCAGATGGCGCATGACTACCCCACCATCCGCCGCGCCCTGTTCGACCCGGACTGCCGCCGGGGCGGCACGATCCTGGTGCACCGGCAGCCGGACAATATCTGGCGGATCGACTATCAGCTGCGGGACGGCGAGGACGAGAAGGAGGCCGTCCGGGAAGAAACCGTCCGGGCCTCCGTTGCCGCGGTGCTGGACGAGATCGGCTATTCCGGTCCCTGGGAGCTGGAATGGTGGAGCGTCTATTCGGCGAACACGCTGGCATTGGACGATTATCGTGACGGCCGGGTTTTCTTCATCGGCGACAGCGCCCATATCGTTCCGATTTTCGGCGTGCGCGGACTGAACAACGGCCTTGCGGACGCCCACAACATCGCCTGGAAACTGGCGCGGGTGCTGCAGGGCAAGGCAGGAGAAGCGCTTCTGGACAGTTACACGCCGGAGCGGCGCGGGGCGACCCTGGATGTCTTCACAAACGCTTCCAGATCGGCCCGCTTCATGACCCCGCCGACGGCCGGATGGCAGCTCATGCGCGATGCCGCACTGAACCTGGCACTCAGCCACCCGTTTGCGGGCGCGCTCGCCAACCCGCGGCAAATGACACCCTATACCTATGCCGACAGCCCAATCGTCGCCGGCGATGATCCGGAATTCGATGGCGGCCCCAGTCCGGGCGCAGCGCTGCCCGAGGCTCGCGCAGGCGACGGCTTTCTGTCCGACCTGCTTGGCCCCGGTTTCACGCTGATCACCTTCGGGTCAGACCTCGCGGCCACTCTTGAGGATCTCGACATCACCCATGTGGACCTTCAACCAGGATCGGAAGCCGCAGAAGTGCTGGCGGCCAAACCGACAACCGCCTATCTCGTGCGTCCCGACCTGCATATCGCGGCCAGATGGTACGACGCCAGACCCGAGGGTATCCGGCAGGCGCTGACCCATTCGCTCGCAGGAGGCGCAGAATGA
- a CDS encoding helix-turn-helix transcriptional regulator: MLSGGMGSIASHLDACLAQLGKDAFLPLFADFAETLGVDQIMVFSIERDSARCLMSRHFGNAAMAGKLAAEYLDGWYRRDPLLPELLSAPDNTVSLRRLDDINAGMNEDYRRIFFETPGMAAKTTALAAGESLRLFVSLYQTQADAVPVDADLARLAGRLALLHFERAEETDIPSPLAALSEREQSVCLGILSGRKAEAIAADLGVATSTAITYRKRAYAKLGVTSRAGLFAICGK; this comes from the coding sequence ATGCTATCTGGAGGCATGGGATCCATCGCCTCTCATCTCGATGCCTGCCTGGCACAGCTGGGCAAGGACGCCTTCCTGCCCCTTTTCGCCGATTTCGCCGAGACGCTGGGTGTCGACCAGATCATGGTTTTCTCGATAGAGAGAGACTCGGCAAGGTGCCTGATGTCCCGGCATTTCGGCAACGCCGCCATGGCCGGAAAACTTGCCGCCGAATATCTGGATGGCTGGTACCGGCGGGACCCGCTACTTCCGGAGCTGCTTTCCGCACCTGACAACACGGTGTCCCTGCGCCGGCTCGACGACATCAACGCCGGCATGAACGAGGACTACAGGCGCATCTTCTTCGAAACGCCGGGCATGGCCGCCAAGACCACCGCCCTGGCGGCGGGGGAGAGCCTGCGTCTGTTCGTAAGCCTCTACCAGACGCAAGCGGACGCAGTGCCGGTGGACGCGGATCTTGCCAGGCTGGCCGGACGGCTTGCGCTCCTGCATTTCGAGCGCGCGGAAGAAACGGATATACCTTCGCCGCTTGCCGCGCTCAGCGAACGTGAACAATCCGTTTGCCTCGGCATCCTGTCCGGCCGCAAGGCGGAGGCCATCGCCGCCGATCTGGGTGTGGCCACTTCCACGGCGATCACCTATCGCAAGCGGGCCTATGCCAAGCTCGGGGTGACCTCGCGGGCGGGCCTGTTCGCGATTTGCGGGAAGTAG